The nucleotide window GTGCTCAACAGTTGTCAATGTTTCAGACGTACCTTGTGGTGATAGTGCCATGACAATTTGCGCTGTCGTTAAGCCATATTGCAAGACATTTTGCTGCTCTACTTTTAAAATATGCTCAACATATGGGTTTTCATTGTCAGACTTAATATCTTCTAAGCCATCCACATCGCGTAATGCTTCCTCTACTTGCTCCACCGATTTACGTAAATTATCAAGATCCTCACTATACAATGTATAGCTTACTTCGCTTGAGCCCATGCCGCCCATTGAAGCGAAATCCTGCGACTTCCATTCACCCGATTGTCCGATATTAAACACATAGTCCTCTACCTCTTTACGAGCACCTGGGAAATCCTTCATCTCAGGATCGAAAATTAAGTACATTAATGCACCGCCACCAGCGCCACCCATCATCATTGTTGCTGGATCAGCACTTTCTGCGTCTGTAATCGACACCTGTACAATATCTATATCATCGCGCTTTATTAATTCTTGCTCGACAATATTAACATTTTTCTCTGTTTCGTCTTTCAGCTCACCCGTTGCTGGAGTATATGTTAAGTACATGACCTTTTCTTCCTGTGAACCTAAGAAGCTAAAGCCAATTAATGGTGTTAAAGCAAGTGAACCAACAAGCATCACGACCGCAATTGCCGATGTAATGAATTTATGGTTTAATGCTTTTTCTAAAATGCCTTTATACCAAACTGCTAGCTTGCCAACCTCTTTATGCTGGCTCTCTGTTTTCTCACCATATACTTTTTTACGGAATAAGAAATGAGATAATGCTGGTACAATCGTAATTGCCACTAATAAGGATGCCCCTAATGCAAACGACATCGTTAAAGCAAATGGCATAAATAGCTCACCAACCATACCGCCTACGAACATTAACGGTGCAAATACCGCCACTGTTACTAATGTAGAGGATAAAATTGGCTTGAACATTTCAATTGTTGCCTCACGAATTAACGCACGACCTGTTAATTTTTCTTGCTTCAAATGAATACGACGATAAATATTTTCCACGACGACGATGGAGTCATCAATAACACGTCCAATTGCAACCGTAATCGCACCTAATGTCATAATATTTAACGTAATATCCATCCAGTTTAATAATAGCAATGCCATAAAGACAGAGACTGGAATCGAAATAATTGAAATAATTGTCGATTTGAAATCGCGTAAAAATAGTAAAATAATTAATACGGCGATTGCGCCACCGAATACTGCTTTTTCAATCATTGTGAAGACAGAATCTTCAATTGGCTTCCCTTGGTCAAGCGATACATCAATGATTAAGCCATCGATTTTTGCTGTTTCCTCATCGATTAAATCCTTCACTGCATTGACAACTGTTACAGTGTTTGCATCTTGCGCTTTAACAATTTGCACACTGATTGAATCTTCCCCGTTTGTACGAGAAATAGATTGAACTTTCCCTTCCACTTCAATTGTCGCAATATCGCCTAAACGAACAAATGGAGAAGGGTTTTCTGCTGATGGTGTAACTGGAATTAAAAGCTCTTTTAATTCTTCGACAGATTGTATTTTCCCATCGACTGAAACCGCTTGTTCACCAACAGTAAATTCATATAATCCTAACGATAAGGCCATATCGCTCGCCTGAACCATTTGCTTCACTGTCTCTTCTGTTAAGCCTAGCTCCGCCATTTTCGCGTCATCGTATTTAAATGACACTTGCTCAATATGCTGACCTGTAATGGAAGCAGATGCAACACCTTCAATTTTATTCAGCTTTGGTAAAATAATATCCTCAACTGTTGAAGTTAGCTCCACAATATCTTCCTGTGAGCTACTCACAGACAATGCGACAACAGGCATCATATTCATACTAATTGCCATAACAGAAGGCTTTTGCGCTTCTTTAGGTAATACAATATCATCTAAAGCTGATTCAAGCTGGCGTTTTTTCTCATCCATATCAACGCCATAATCATACTCAATTTGCACTTGTGAAACGTTCGATGATGATGTCGAAAAGACCGACTTCACATCTTCTAAACTTTCTACCTTTTTCTCAAATGGTATGGACATCTCATCCATTACCTGCTCAGGTGTTGCCCCAGGATATACACCTACAACGATTAAATAGGGAATCGAAATATCAGGAATTGACTCCATCTTCATTCGTGTACCAGAATAAATACCTGAAACGGTAACAATAATCGTTAATAACCATACAGCTAGTTTATTTTTCAGAACAAAATTGACTAACGATCGCATGCTTTTCTCAATCCTTCCTTGACACTTTTTTTCACAAATCCTATACTAATGACTAATCGGTCAGTTGTCAATTCGAAGGGGGGTATAAATTATGTCTAAAAAGCAACTTATTTTAGAAACGGCTGCGAGACTCTTTACTGAAAGGGGTATTGATGCCACATCTGTTCAACAAATAACAGAGGCCTGTGGCATATCTAAAGGGGCTTTTTATTTATCCTTCAAATCGAAGGATGAGCTGATTATCGAAATCATTGACTATTTTGTGAAAGATGTTGCCGCCAAGATTGACCGTTCAGTCACTGAAAGTCAAAATACCGAAGAAAAGCTCTATAATTACTATTATCAAATTTTCTCAATTATGCAGGAGCATGCGACACTTGCCTCCGCGTTTTTTAAAGAGCATACGCAGTTTGTCAGCGAGGAATTTATTCAAAAAATGGCACACTACGGTGCCATGATGAATACATTGATTGAAAATTTATTATTGGAGCTCTACCCACAAGCAGCTCAGCATGTTTATGATTTAGCGATTATCGTGCGCGGCTTTATTTCCGGCTACTCTGAGCATCTATTCCATAAAGGCAATAGCTATCCATACGATTTACAGGCACTTGCTAAAAGTCTTGTCGAAAAAACGACAATTCTTGCCACACATACAACAATCCCTTTTATGACAAAGGAAATGGCAGTCATCTCAACAACTGCTGATACATTGATTACAGTAGAAAATATTTTGCGGGAAGCGCATATATTGAGCTCCTATTTAGATGATGAGCTATTACAGGATTCTGTTCGTGTCATTACAGAGCAGCTCCAATCCAAGCAGCCACGCCCTGCTATTATGCAAGGGATGCTGAACAATTTACAGGCTGATCCTGTGTGTAATTGGTTTTGTTATATTGTCAAAAAACATATGCAAAAAGAAGGCTGATGTGAAATTCATCAGCCTTCTTTTAAAATGCTCGCCTATAAAATGGGATGCTTAGCAACACAAGAATGGCAATAATGAAAAATAATTGTGCTTGAAAATGCACGAGCAGCCAGCCACCTAGAACAGGTCCGATAAAGCCACCAATATTTTTCAATTGTGACGCACCTAAATAGGTCGCCTTTTGCGTCTCAGGTGCGATTTCCTCAATAACGGCATTCATCATTGGAAAAGCAAAGATTTCTCCAACCGTAAAAACAATCATCGCCACGATAAATAGCCATGCCGTATTGGCCATACCAAACAGCATTAAGCCTAGCGCAAAGAAAATGATGCCCGCAATAAGTGACGCTAAAATAGAAATTCTCTCTGCTAGCATGCTAATTGGTAGCTGTAAAATTAACACAACAACTGCATTTAATGAAATCAGTAGCGAATAGAGCTTTACCCCATCCTCTAATTTTAATTGCACAAACTGTGGTAATGTCGAATCAAACTGTGCATAGCCAAGACCGATTAATGTGCCACCAGCTAAAAATAGCAAGAGCTTATAGTCAGAAAAGACAACGCGTAAAATGCTTGTGATATTTTGCCCACCTGTTAGTCGCTTTTGACGCATCTCATATTTCTTCAAAACGCCTATTAAAAAGAGGCCGTAAATGACATACATAGCACCAGTAATAATAAAAGGTATGACAGGGCTTGCTAAAGTCGAAATCAGCACACCTACTAATGGTCCTATAACAGCTGCAATATTGATTGCTGTATAGCGCACTGAAAATAAACGACGTTTTTTCGCATCTTCTGTAAAATCAATCATCAATGCCTGTGTCGCTGGCTCAAAAAAGGAGCGACATAGCCCGTTCAAAGCATTTAACACAATAAATAATGGTGCAAACGTTGCCAATGCAAAGCCAAAGAACACCATTCCCCAAACAAAAATCGTTACAATAATGATAACTTTACGTCCAAAGCGATCTGTTAAATAACCACCTAAAAAGCCACCAAATGTCGCGCAAAGTGGTGCAACCCCTAACGTAAAGCCGATAAGCAGTGGCGATGCATCATGTACAGTATGTAAATAAATCGCTAAAAACGGCATCGTCATAAAGCTGGCAATACGTGTAAAAATTGTTCCACATAAAATAATCCATACGAGCGGATGGAAATAATGAGCTAATTTCATTAAAATATTCTTTCACACCCCTTCCACAATTTTAGCAACACAGCAATGGTTTTAGCATATACTACAATTATGTGAAAAGCTATTATCTTTCAAAAAGGAGCTTGAGAATGAATATTTTATTGTTAACTGGAAGCACAAGAAATGATGGCAATAGCGAGCAGCTCGCACATTTAGCATTAAAAGGGCTGTCCTATGAAACCATCCAATTAAAGGATTTACACATTGAGGCTATTGAGGATTTACGTCATACAGAGGAAGGTTTTCACCCTGTCGATGATGACTATACAAAAGTGTTGGAGGCTATTTTACGTAGCGACCTGCTCGTCTTAGCAACACCGATTTACTGGTATAGCATGTCTGGCACGATGAAAAATGTTATTGACCGTTTTAGCCATGCCATTCGTGATACACGCTATCCAAATGTGACAGAGCATTTAAAAACGCTGAAGGCGGTCGTTATCGCAGTTGGTGGTGACCAGCCACGCATTAAAGGCTTACCTTTGATTCAGCAATGTCAGTACACATTTGACTTTTTAAATATCGAATTTTATTCGTATATTATAGGAGAGGCACGCAAGCCTGGTACCATCCATCATGATAAGCTAGCGCTTCAGCAAGCAGCTTACTTAAATGAGCAGCTTCGTGCCTTGTAAATCCCCTATAGGCTTGAGTTAATCTTTTAAACTCAAGCCTCCTCCTCTTTCCATACCTTTACATAAATTTCATCGAAAAGCTGGTCATTAATATATGTTTCTAATTTCCACATGCCTGACTCAGGTAGTATCATCTGGCTAGGTATATGAGTGGTTGCCTCATTGTTTGGACTTAAATAGTCAAATTCCGATTTTAAATTTAAAATTTCGATTTTTTCATCAGGTTTGTCTTCTGAGCTAGCTAACACTTTAAAATCCCCTTGAAGCTCCTCCTTATTTGCCCAAATATGCCACATATATTTATTCACTTGATTTTCTACAAAAAGGAGATGATCGGGATTGTAAATAAAACCGATTTTATTTTCTGTTCCAATCATTTTATACATGCCTACATCAAAAAATTCACTTTCCTCCCAATTCGCTTCTTGTTTATTTGAACAGGCGGCCAACATGGTTATGGACAAAAAAACGAAAAAAAGTAATCGCTTAGCTGTAAACATCTTCATTCCTCCTCTCTATTAAAACTAAAATCCGCTTATGGTTGTTAATAGGATATAATTTAAAGAATATTTTGTCAATTATCCTAAAAAAGAGAGCATGTTGGATTTCTCCTAACATGCCCCTCTTTTATTTTTGATGTGTTGCAATCCACTCTACAGTCCCTGCACTCAGCCCACCTGCGCGCCATAAAACGAAATGCTCATACTTTGAATCCTTCTCCTGTACATAGGCAATCCACTTTTGCAAAGTTTCCGCATCTGCATACCATGCCTCGTAGTCCATTCCTTTATCCTTGTAATGGAAACGGATAGCATGGCTATCTTGATCACGTGCAATCGAAGACTTCGTTGAAGCAATCAATTTTTCTGCCTCATCGCCTGTTAATGCGATAATTTTGCCACTCTTCGGCCATGTAAAACCACCTGTTGCAAAGGCAATACTAAATTGCTGATTCGATTTCTCTAGCTTGCTAAGCAGCTGATCTAAAAATGGAAAGGTTGCTTTCGCCCCAGGGCCGCTATGATAGCCATGTACATTATAAGCCATCACCGTATAGCTTGGTCCATCTGGTAAAGCCATTTCAAATGGGAAGCTTGGCACTACGACCACATGCATTGACAGCCCCTTTTTCTCTAGCGCTTGATAAAGCTCCTGCAAAAATAAAATATAATTTGCGGTATCTTCTTTTGCTATTTTTTCATAATCAATTTCCACACCGTCTACTGGAAATTTTTCTGTCATTGCCATAATATCAGCAATATGCTTTTTTCTTGCCTGCTCATCCTTTACTAAGCGATGAAGCAATGTGCTATCCTTTTGTACAGATGGCTTGCCCTCTACTACAAAATCATTAATAAAGGTTAAAAGTATCGTGTGGCTATCTCCAAAGTTATTATGCATATGCTCATAAACCTTCGTCGCTGTGTCCGTTAAAAACGGCTTGTCATTGCCATTAAAATACGCACCAAAGACACGTAAAGTTTCTAAACCCTCTGAGGAGTTTTCAATATTTTCAATCGTCGATTTTAATTGCCACTCAGGAAGCCAAATCGATAGTTTTGTTTTTTTCGTTTCCTCAACGGGATTTTTGGTAGCCTCACAGCTGCTACAGCCTGCAAGTGCAACGATTGCTATGACAAAAAAAGTGAATATTTTTTTCATTTCTAATTTGCCCTCCAAAGCTCTTAGAAGGTTTCAATGAAGAAATCAACTAGTCTATTGAACCATGTAGTGACATTATACTTCACTTTATCGAATTTTGTATATTGGTTTGTAAATACGACTTCTTCTTCTGCATCTGTAATTTTAATATTCTCAATCACTGTATCATAAATATCATCTGCATATTGCTCATGTGTCGTATCCTTTTTAGAATAAGATGCAGCGAAGCCAATCTGCGTCCCTTGGATTGCCTCAGAAATTGCGATATTCGCTGATAGTTCTTTATCTACCGATAATTGAAGCTCATTTTGCTCTACTTGCACTGAAAAATGACGTCGCTTTTTTAAATTGCGAGGATATTCCTCCTCGTCAATGCGGGAGCCCTCTTGCGTATCATTGTAAGAGTATACGGTCGCTTTGTTAAAGGCATAATCCTCACCGCTCCACTCAACCTCTTTCAATGGATGACGCTCAATTTCATTTTCCTCTTTATTCGGCTGTTTTTCATAGACAATGATTTCATTATCCTTTAACATAACGCGAAGATAACTATTCGCTGTAGCATCATAATTGATAAAAACGGATTGCTCTCCTACAATATTTCCATAAAAATCAAATTCCATTTGGTATGCTTGTGGCATCGATTCTTTTAAAAACATCGTTCCTTCTATCGCTGGCATGGAAGTTAAAATAATTTCATTATTTAAAAACTCTGCTGCCCCATTAGCGAGCGTCCACTGCTCTGCTTTTTCATGATTGCCAATTTCAAACTCCACATTTTTATTGCTAGCCTGTTGAATTTTCATCATTAAATGATTCGTTGACCAATATGGGGAAACTTGCAATCTACTTAAATTATAAATATCTGCATTCGCCTCATTATAGGCATCCAGCTCTCGGTTAAAATGCATTTTATATAGCTTTTTAATTTGCTGATCATTGGCATTTGCCACAAGCGTATCCATGTTATTATAAAGCGCATTTGCATGCATAATTGCATACGCCTTTGGCATTTCCTCTAACGTTTCTGTATAAATATCATGCATTAGCTCATAGTCTGTTGTAATACGCTTCTCCATTTCCGCCCTTGTTTCTGTCGGAATCATGTATTCGTCTCGAAGGAAATCCATTAAATAGTGATTATAATATTCAATCATCATTTTATCTGGCACGTCATTTTCATCAATAACACCTAACGATTGCCCTTTATCATTGAAAACGTTGATATATGTTAAGCGATAGCCATTTGACCCAAGCTCCCAATAACCACTGTTTTCCATCAGCTTTAAATGCTTCGGTCTTAAAAACTTTGTATCTTTCGTATCCATTTTATTGGCATACGTATACATCGTTGCTTTGTAATTCAATTTTTCTAATACTTTTTGAGCAAAAATACTCGAATCTGTCCGTCCATCCTCAAATGATAAATACAAAGCCTTTTCTGGCAACGGCTTACCTTGCTCATAAAAATCAATAATATCCTGCTGAGAAATTGTTTGGTAGCCCTGCTTTGCTAACAGTGATAATTGCTTATCTAAATTGCCCTTCGATACATACTTCGGCGATTCACCACGACTTACACCGAAATACGATAAGGCAACAAAGCCCTCTTCATTTGTTAAAGGTGCGGTTGCTTCTTCAAACTTATTCATTAAAAAGATAGCTCGAATTAAAATAGTTGCAAGCATGATAACAATAACTGCCTGAATAATGGAACGAATAACTTTTTTACGGTCTTTTGCCTTCGGATTCAGCACTGTATTATTTTTACTCATTCGCTCACACCTTTATGTCCTTTTTTCCATTTTCTTTTACGCTGTGCTTTTTTCGCTTCTTTTCTTTCTCGTTCTAATACGTCCTGTGGTGTTTCACGTGTTCCCCAAGTGGACTTCCAAAATGTCACCCAAGCAACTGGCATTTGCCACAGCAAGACAAATTCGTAAAATAAAACGAATATAAAGCCGAAAGCCCATAATTTACTTTTTCTAAAGTATAAATGTGCTAAACTCATTAACATCGCCATTAATAACAGCCCAACAATAAATGTTGTTGGAAAAATGCCGTGTGCAATTGGCACCCAAAGCAAGTTATATACAACGACAATTGGCGCAGCAATCGGTACAATTAAACCGACAATAAAGAATAAAAACATGAAGGGTTCTTTTTTCCACATAAAAGTGAAGGCACGCAATGACTCCCTTAGCCAAGAACGCTTCCAACGCATTTGCTGCGATAAAAACGATTTTGAGTCAGACGGAACAATTGTCGAACATACCGCATTATCTTGATAGGCAGTACGATGTGTTTGCAAAATGTAGTTCGTCATACTGCGATCATCCCCAAACGTAGCTGGCTGTCCTAGAAACTTTTGATTCAGCCATGCCTCCTCATTTTTTAAAACGAGGTCTTTGCGATAGCACGCAAGCGGTCCAGATAAGCATGTTACAGTATCAAACCAGGATTCTGCCGCTTTCATAATACGAAAGGCAATATAATAGCGAACTGTTTGTAGCTTTGTTAACGCATTAGTAAATTTATTTTCCACCTCTGTACGTCCAGCAACACCGCCCATTTTAGGGTCTTGGAACGGCTGTACAATATTGCGAATTGCGTTCGGCTCTAAAAAGCTATCCGAATCCACAAAGACAACTAAATCATGCTTCGCCATATGCACCCCTGCAACAAGTGCCTCTCGCTTTCCGCCATTTTGAGGAAGCTTATAAAATGTTAAACGCTCCTTCGTTTTGAAGCGCTCTCCCTCCGCATTAATCAGCTCAATCATTTCCTTCGCCTTTTCCTCGGTCTTATCCGTTGAGCAATCATCTACAACAATTACCTCTAGCTTATCGACAGGGTAATATTGATTAATACAGCTTAAAATTGTACGATGAATCCATTTTTCCTCGTTAAATACTGGAATAATAATTGTAACGCCTGGCTCGTAATCTGGATTAATCGGTACATTGCGAAATAGCATACCAAATATATAACGACTTAATAAAAATGTTGCCGCTATAATACTATAAAAATAGAGAAATTTATTAAATTGGAAATATATCACACTTTCAGCACGCATTAATACAACGATTAACGATACTAAAAATAACACTAAGCTTGATACAAAAATGGACATACCCCAACGCTTTTTCACCATATATTCATTTAAAGGCTGCAAAAATTCATAAGCATAATAGTAGCGTATCTCACCATCAACCTCTTTTTCAAATGCACGTACCATCTTTGCTTGTATTTTGACATTCGCTTCATAGCCCTCCGGCATTACACCACCTGGAATTTTAAAACGCATTGTCGTCACTTCATCTACATTAAAAATATTCGGTGTATCTGTATAAACAAGAATGCCTGTTACTGAAATATCCTCTGAATAAAACTTATGCGAGGTTTTCTTTTGCTTGCCTTCTCGTATAATTTTCACAGGAAAGGCTGAAATATAGCGCATGCTTAATGATTGCAAACGAAAAAGCTCATTCACATCCGCTACGCTCACCTCTGCCTCTTGATAAGTAGCCCCTCTACGATCAACGAGGCTTCGTACGTTTTCAGGGTCGGGAATGTTTGACAAAATACGTCTATCGGGTCTCGGTGTCATCAATATTTCTTTTGTTTTTTTCATCCGTATCAGTCTACTTTCTCATCAATATCTTGTTCAATCCATGTGGACAGTTTATTAAAGGAATAACCTTGCTGCTGTAGTTGTTCAATAATTAAAGGTAAAGCCTCCACCGTTTGCGTCCCGTCTAACACGTGCATAACGATAATTTTCCCTGGTGCCATTCGATCCATTACTCGCTTATAAATATCCTGTGCTGTATAGTCTAAATTCCAGTCGAATGACGCAATATCATATAGAGCAATCACCTTCACACCTGTTGCTGCAATGATTTTCGCTGTGCGCTCATCCATTTCACCTTGTGCAGGTCTGAAATAAAGTAGCGGGGATTGCTGTAGTGCATATGTTAATGCTTGATGTGCTTTAATTAAATCCTCCTGCAATTCTTCTGGTGACATTTTCGTTACATTTGCATGATTATAGGAATGGCTGGCAATCTCATGTCCCTCATCTAAAATTAGTTTTGCTATATGCGGGTTTTCCTCAGCACGCTTACCAATTAAAAAGAATGTACTTTTAATATTGTATTGACGTAATACGCTCAACACTTCTTTTGTTCGCTCTTCGCTTGCCCAATCGTCAAAAGTTAGCACAACTTCCTTTTTCGTTGTATTTTTGCGATAGTAAATAAAAGGCTCTACATTTTCATAATCCAGGTTAAATTGAAGTGCATCATAACCTTCAATTTCCTCCAATGGCTTTACTGTGTACTGCTCCTTGACCACATCCGCCAATGTCGTCAACGTATAGCCCTTGTCCTCTAGCGATTGTGCTAATAATGGAATCGCATCAATTACCGCTGGATTAATATACGTATTTAAATGAATAACTGCTCCGCTATTAGCAAAACGTTCAATATACGCAGCAATCTCCTCAGCACTTTGCATATTGCGATCCTGTGGGTTAATAGACGACTCGACAACAGCTGACATCCCAAGCATCGATGCTACCGCCTGCATATTTTCCGTTGAATCTCCTGAGCGACTACGCACATATCGAGGCTTAAAGCCTAAGTGCTGCTCAAAAATTTGATTTGTTAAAAATAAGTCCTTATACGTTTGCTCGTAATTTAGCGTTGTCATATCAACAAAGGACAATGTTCCACTTTGCACTTCGTGACCTCGCTCAATAATATTTTTCACAAGCTCTGGCTCCTGTGCGACACGCATTCCCTCAAGAAAAAAAGTCGCCTTTATCGAATACTTATCTAGCTGCTCCAGTAATTTTAGCATTGTTTGCTCGTCTGCAAGCCCATTAAATGTAAGAGCCATTTTAGATTGTAAAATATTAGCAGATTGAATCATCTCGCTTAATGTACCATCA belongs to Lysinibacillus louembei and includes:
- a CDS encoding efflux RND transporter permease subunit, whose product is MRSLVNFVLKNKLAVWLLTIIVTVSGIYSGTRMKMESIPDISIPYLIVVGVYPGATPEQVMDEMSIPFEKKVESLEDVKSVFSTSSSNVSQVQIEYDYGVDMDEKKRQLESALDDIVLPKEAQKPSVMAISMNMMPVVALSVSSSQEDIVELTSTVEDIILPKLNKIEGVASASITGQHIEQVSFKYDDAKMAELGLTEETVKQMVQASDMALSLGLYEFTVGEQAVSVDGKIQSVEELKELLIPVTPSAENPSPFVRLGDIATIEVEGKVQSISRTNGEDSISVQIVKAQDANTVTVVNAVKDLIDEETAKIDGLIIDVSLDQGKPIEDSVFTMIEKAVFGGAIAVLIILLFLRDFKSTIISIISIPVSVFMALLLLNWMDITLNIMTLGAITVAIGRVIDDSIVVVENIYRRIHLKQEKLTGRALIREATIEMFKPILSSTLVTVAVFAPLMFVGGMVGELFMPFALTMSFALGASLLVAITIVPALSHFLFRKKVYGEKTESQHKEVGKLAVWYKGILEKALNHKFITSAIAVVMLVGSLALTPLIGFSFLGSQEEKVMYLTYTPATGELKDETEKNVNIVEQELIKRDDIDIVQVSITDAESADPATMMMGGAGGGALMYLIFDPEMKDFPGARKEVEDYVFNIGQSGEWKSQDFASMGGMGSSEVSYTLYSEDLDNLRKSVEQVEEALRDVDGLEDIKSDNENPYVEHILKVEQQNVLQYGLTTAQIVMALSPQGTSETLTTVEHNGKDINVIVKREARTAAKSIDDILATEIPTALGTTMKIGDLVEVEEGTALNSLARSKGEYFATVTGKIIGNDISKATAAADKKIDELDLPKGVTTGVSGVAADMTEAFTQLGIAMLAAIAIVYFILVVTFGEGLAPFAILFSLPFAVIGAFVGLFVTGQTISVSVMMGMLMLIGIVVTNAIVLVDRIIHMERDGMVMREAILEAGMTRLRPILMTAIATIGAMLPMAFGSAGGGLISKDLAVTVIGGLLSSTLLTLVVVPIVYEMLSKMLKKNRQDNEEN
- a CDS encoding glycosyltransferase family 2 protein, with translation MKKTKEILMTPRPDRRILSNIPDPENVRSLVDRRGATYQEAEVSVADVNELFRLQSLSMRYISAFPVKIIREGKQKKTSHKFYSEDISVTGILVYTDTPNIFNVDEVTTMRFKIPGGVMPEGYEANVKIQAKMVRAFEKEVDGEIRYYYAYEFLQPLNEYMVKKRWGMSIFVSSLVLFLVSLIVVLMRAESVIYFQFNKFLYFYSIIAATFLLSRYIFGMLFRNVPINPDYEPGVTIIIPVFNEEKWIHRTILSCINQYYPVDKLEVIVVDDCSTDKTEEKAKEMIELINAEGERFKTKERLTFYKLPQNGGKREALVAGVHMAKHDLVVFVDSDSFLEPNAIRNIVQPFQDPKMGGVAGRTEVENKFTNALTKLQTVRYYIAFRIMKAAESWFDTVTCLSGPLACYRKDLVLKNEEAWLNQKFLGQPATFGDDRSMTNYILQTHRTAYQDNAVCSTIVPSDSKSFLSQQMRWKRSWLRESLRAFTFMWKKEPFMFLFFIVGLIVPIAAPIVVVYNLLWVPIAHGIFPTTFIVGLLLMAMLMSLAHLYFRKSKLWAFGFIFVLFYEFVLLWQMPVAWVTFWKSTWGTRETPQDVLERERKEAKKAQRKRKWKKGHKGVSE
- a CDS encoding flavodoxin family protein — its product is MNILLLTGSTRNDGNSEQLAHLALKGLSYETIQLKDLHIEAIEDLRHTEEGFHPVDDDYTKVLEAILRSDLLVLATPIYWYSMSGTMKNVIDRFSHAIRDTRYPNVTEHLKTLKAVVIAVGGDQPRIKGLPLIQQCQYTFDFLNIEFYSYIIGEARKPGTIHHDKLALQQAAYLNEQLRAL
- a CDS encoding polysaccharide deacetylase family protein — encoded protein: MSKNNTVLNPKAKDRKKVIRSIIQAVIVIMLATILIRAIFLMNKFEEATAPLTNEEGFVALSYFGVSRGESPKYVSKGNLDKQLSLLAKQGYQTISQQDIIDFYEQGKPLPEKALYLSFEDGRTDSSIFAQKVLEKLNYKATMYTYANKMDTKDTKFLRPKHLKLMENSGYWELGSNGYRLTYINVFNDKGQSLGVIDENDVPDKMMIEYYNHYLMDFLRDEYMIPTETRAEMEKRITTDYELMHDIYTETLEEMPKAYAIMHANALYNNMDTLVANANDQQIKKLYKMHFNRELDAYNEANADIYNLSRLQVSPYWSTNHLMMKIQQASNKNVEFEIGNHEKAEQWTLANGAAEFLNNEIILTSMPAIEGTMFLKESMPQAYQMEFDFYGNIVGEQSVFINYDATANSYLRVMLKDNEIIVYEKQPNKEENEIERHPLKEVEWSGEDYAFNKATVYSYNDTQEGSRIDEEEYPRNLKKRRHFSVQVEQNELQLSVDKELSANIAISEAIQGTQIGFAASYSKKDTTHEQYADDIYDTVIENIKITDAEEEVVFTNQYTKFDKVKYNVTTWFNRLVDFFIETF
- a CDS encoding TetR/AcrR family transcriptional regulator, producing MSKKQLILETAARLFTERGIDATSVQQITEACGISKGAFYLSFKSKDELIIEIIDYFVKDVAAKIDRSVTESQNTEEKLYNYYYQIFSIMQEHATLASAFFKEHTQFVSEEFIQKMAHYGAMMNTLIENLLLELYPQAAQHVYDLAIIVRGFISGYSEHLFHKGNSYPYDLQALAKSLVEKTTILATHTTIPFMTKEMAVISTTADTLITVENILREAHILSSYLDDELLQDSVRVITEQLQSKQPRPAIMQGMLNNLQADPVCNWFCYIVKKHMQKEG
- a CDS encoding MDR family MFS transporter — its product is MKLAHYFHPLVWIILCGTIFTRIASFMTMPFLAIYLHTVHDASPLLIGFTLGVAPLCATFGGFLGGYLTDRFGRKVIIIVTIFVWGMVFFGFALATFAPLFIVLNALNGLCRSFFEPATQALMIDFTEDAKKRRLFSVRYTAINIAAVIGPLVGVLISTLASPVIPFIITGAMYVIYGLFLIGVLKKYEMRQKRLTGGQNITSILRVVFSDYKLLLFLAGGTLIGLGYAQFDSTLPQFVQLKLEDGVKLYSLLISLNAVVVLILQLPISMLAERISILASLIAGIIFFALGLMLFGMANTAWLFIVAMIVFTVGEIFAFPMMNAVIEEIAPETQKATYLGASQLKNIGGFIGPVLGGWLLVHFQAQLFFIIAILVLLSIPFYRRAF
- a CDS encoding DUF4871 domain-containing protein, yielding MFTAKRLLFFVFLSITMLAACSNKQEANWEESEFFDVGMYKMIGTENKIGFIYNPDHLLFVENQVNKYMWHIWANKEELQGDFKVLASSEDKPDEKIEILNLKSEFDYLSPNNEATTHIPSQMILPESGMWKLETYINDQLFDEIYVKVWKEEEA
- a CDS encoding glycosyl hydrolase family 18 protein is translated as MKKIFTFFVIAIVALAGCSSCEATKNPVEETKKTKLSIWLPEWQLKSTIENIENSSEGLETLRVFGAYFNGNDKPFLTDTATKVYEHMHNNFGDSHTILLTFINDFVVEGKPSVQKDSTLLHRLVKDEQARKKHIADIMAMTEKFPVDGVEIDYEKIAKEDTANYILFLQELYQALEKKGLSMHVVVVPSFPFEMALPDGPSYTVMAYNVHGYHSGPGAKATFPFLDQLLSKLEKSNQQFSIAFATGGFTWPKSGKIIALTGDEAEKLIASTKSSIARDQDSHAIRFHYKDKGMDYEAWYADAETLQKWIAYVQEKDSKYEHFVLWRAGGLSAGTVEWIATHQK